One genomic segment of Manis pentadactyla isolate mManPen7 chromosome 1, mManPen7.hap1, whole genome shotgun sequence includes these proteins:
- the LOC118925807 gene encoding keratin-associated protein 10-3-like isoform X2, with the protein MAASTLSICSSDLSYGSQVCHPGSWGSCTSPSWQADDCPESCCEAPCYTSSCCESSCCAPAPCLTLVCNPVSCGCSPCQSACTSSCTPSCCQLSSCQPSCCTSSPCQQACCVLMCCKPVCCKPLCCVPVCWEPMCCVPICSGAAPCPAPQCCQPTPCPPSCCRLSSCVSLICHLVCRPTCCEPASPCCAPASPCQPSCSRPASCVSLLCRPVCARPACC; encoded by the exons ATGGCCGCCTCCACCCTGTCCATCTGCTCTAGCGACCTGAGCTATGGCAGCCAGGTCTGCCACCCTGGGTCCTGGGGCTCTTGCACCAGCCCCTCCTGGCAGGCGGACGACTGCCCCGAGAGCTGCTGTGAGGCCCCTTGCTACACCTCCAGCTGCTGTGAATCCAGCTGCTGTGCCCCGGCCCCCTGTCTGACCCTCGTCTGCAACCCCGTGAGCTGCGGGTGCAGCCCCTGCCAATCAGCCTGCACCAGCTCGTGCACACCCTCCTGCTGCCAGCTGTCTAGCTGCCAGCCCTCTTGCTGTACCTCCTCCCCATGCCAGCAGGCCTGCTGTGTGCTCATGTGCTGTAAACCTGTGTGCTGTAAGCCCCT CTGCTGTGTGCCCGTGTGCTGGGAGCCCATGTGCTGTGTGCCCATCTGCTCTGGGGCTGCCCCCTGCCCAGCACCCCAGTGCTGccagcccaccccctgccccccatcCTGCTGCAGACTCTCCTCCTGCGTGTCCCTCATCTGCCACCTCGTGTGCAGGCCCACCTGCTGCGAGCCCGCCTCCCCCTGCTGTGCCCCCGCCTCCCCCTGCCAGCCCAGCTGCTCCCGCCCGGCCTCCTGCGTGTCCCTGCTCTGCCGCCCCGTGTGCGCCCGCCCTGCCTGCTGCTGA
- the LOC118925807 gene encoding keratin-associated protein 10-12-like isoform X1 — protein sequence MAASTLSICSSDLSYGSQVCHPGSWGSCTSPSWQADDCPESCCEAPCYTSSCCESSCCAPAPCLTLVCNPVSCGCSPCQSACTSSCTPSCCQLSSCQPSCCTSSPCQQACCVLMCCKPVCCKPLCYESSICPASSCCQSTCQPPCCTSSPCQQDCCVPVCWEPMCCVPICSGAAPCPAPQCCQPTPCPPSCCRLSSCVSLICHLVCRPTCCEPASPCCAPASPCQPSCSRPASCVSLLCRPVCARPACC from the coding sequence ATGGCCGCCTCCACCCTGTCCATCTGCTCTAGCGACCTGAGCTATGGCAGCCAGGTCTGCCACCCTGGGTCCTGGGGCTCTTGCACCAGCCCCTCCTGGCAGGCGGACGACTGCCCCGAGAGCTGCTGTGAGGCCCCTTGCTACACCTCCAGCTGCTGTGAATCCAGCTGCTGTGCCCCGGCCCCCTGTCTGACCCTCGTCTGCAACCCCGTGAGCTGCGGGTGCAGCCCCTGCCAATCAGCCTGCACCAGCTCGTGCACACCCTCCTGCTGCCAGCTGTCTAGCTGCCAGCCCTCTTGCTGTACCTCCTCCCCATGCCAGCAGGCCTGCTGTGTGCTCATGTGCTGTAAACCTGTGTGCTGTAAGCCCCTCTGCTATGAGTCTTCCATTTGCCCAGCCTCCTCCTGCTGCCAGTCTACCTGCCAGCCCCCCTGCTGCACCTCCTCCCCTTGCCAGCAGGACTGCTGTGTGCCCGTGTGCTGGGAGCCCATGTGCTGTGTGCCCATCTGCTCTGGGGCTGCCCCCTGCCCAGCACCCCAGTGCTGccagcccaccccctgccccccatcCTGCTGCAGACTCTCCTCCTGCGTGTCCCTCATCTGCCACCTCGTGTGCAGGCCCACCTGCTGCGAGCCCGCCTCCCCCTGCTGTGCCCCCGCCTCCCCCTGCCAGCCCAGCTGCTCCCGCCCGGCCTCCTGCGTGTCCCTGCTCTGCCGCCCCGTGTGCGCCCGCCCTGCCTGCTGCTGA
- the LOC118925817 gene encoding keratin-associated protein 12-1-like: MAPWPVYKGHTGEGASRPVLSSTLIPPQPHTTMCRTSCSSGCQAPCYVPSSCQASCCVPSPCQASCFVLRPCQTACCMPVNCKPVYCMPVSCKPGLCTPVSCKPAICTPVSSRPVVCMAPCCQSSGCCQPSCPTLVCRPAPCGTSSCC; encoded by the coding sequence ATGGCGCCGTGGCCCGTATATAaaggccacactggggaaggaGCCTCCAGACCAGTCCTGTCCTCCACCCTGATCCCACCCCAGCCGCACACCACCATGTGCCGCACCAGCTGCTCCTCCGGCTGCCAGGCGCCCTGCTATGTTCCCAGTTCCTGCCAGGCGTcctgctgtgtgcccagccccTGCCAGGCATCCTGCTTTGTGCTCAGACCCTGCCAGACAGCTTGCTGTATGCCTGTGAACTGCAAGCCTGTTTACTGCATGCCTGTGAGCTGCAAGCCGGGTCTATGCACACCCGTGAGCTGCAAGCCAGCCATATGCACGCCTGTGAGCTCCAGGCCCGTTGTGTGCATGGCCCCCTGCTGCCAGTCCTCCGGgtgctgccagccttcctgcccCACCCTGGTCTGCAGACCTGCCCCCTGTGGCACCTCTTCCTGCTGCTGA
- the LOC118925820 gene encoding keratin-associated protein 12-1-like produces MCHTSCSTGCQAACCMPSPCQASCCVPVSCQPTVCMPMSCRPTVCVPVSYKPAVCMAPSCQSSGCCQHSCPTLLFRPVSCSTPFCC; encoded by the coding sequence ATGTGCCACACCAGCTGCTCCACAGGCTGCCAGGCTGCCTGCTGCATGCCCAGCCCCTGCCAGGCATCCTGCTGTGTGCCTGTGAGCTGCCAGCCCACTGTGTGCATGCCCATGAGCTGCAGACCCACTGTGTGTGTGCCCGTGAGCTACAAGCCTGCCGTGTGCATGGCCCCCTCCTGCCAGTCCTCCGGGTGCTGCCAGCACTCCTGCCCCACCCTGCTCTTCAGACCCGTCTCCTGTAGCACCCCTTTCTGCTGCTGA